The Camelina sativa cultivar DH55 chromosome 14, Cs, whole genome shotgun sequence genome includes a window with the following:
- the LOC104739068 gene encoding probable pectinesterase 8 — protein sequence MKNRRLISLSISIGIALIAILASKTLLKTHRPEAFTRSPFYFLQDIKIFFCGHRHHHHHHHHKPSDTKKKVSICEDFPKNIPPMDTDTTSYLCVDKNGCCNFTTVQSAVDAVGNFSQRRNVIWINSGMYYEKVMIPKTKPNITLQGQGFETTAIAWNDTAYSANGTFYCASVQVFGSQFVAKNISFMNVAPIPKPGDVGAQAVAIRIAGDESAFVGCGFFGAQDTLHDDRGRHYFKDCYIQGSIDFIFGNAKSLYQDCRIISMANQVSPGSKAVNGAVTANGRNSKDENSGFSFVNCSIGGTGHVWLGRAWRPYSRVVFVSTTMTDVIASEGWNNFNDPSRDATIFYGEYNCSGTGADMSKRAPYVQKLNETQVALFINTSYIDGDQWLQFSDL from the exons atgaaaaatagaagATTAATCTCATTATCTATATCCATTGGTATCGCCCTAATTGCCATTTTAGCAtccaaaactctcttaaaaACGCATCGGCCTGAAGCTTTTACGCgctctcctttttattttttacaagaTATCAAGATATTCTTTTGTGGTcaccgtcatcatcatcatcatcaccatcataaACCTTCGGATACCAAAAAGAAGGTATCCATATGCGAAGATTTCCCCAAGAATATACCTCCAATGGACACGGACACAACGTCATATCTCTGCGTTGATAAGAATGGTTGCTGCAATTTCACGACGGTGCAATCAGCAGTGGACGCAGTTGGGAATTTTAGTCAGAGAAGGAACGTGATTTGGATCAACTCCGGCATGTACTA TGAAAAAGTTATGATTCCGAAGACTAAACCAAACATAACGTTGCAAGGACAAGGGTTCGAGACTACGGCCATAGCGTGGAACGACACGGCCTACTCAGCTAATGGCACTTTTTACTGTGCCTCGGTCCAAGTCTTCGGTTCTCAGTTCGTCGCTAAGAACATTAGTTTCATG AACGTGGCGCCGATACCAAAGCCAGGAGACGTAGGAGCTCAGGCGGTGGCAATAAGAATCGCCGGAGATGAATCGGCGTTTGTGGGATGCGGTTTCTTCGGAGCTCAAGACACTCTTCATGACGATAGAGGTCGTCATTACTTCAAGGATTGCTACATTCAAGGCTCCATCGATTTCATCTTCGGCAACGCTAAATCTCTATACCAG GACTGTCGAATAATATCAATGGCGAACCAAGTGAGCCCAGGGTCAAAGGCGGTCAACGGAGCCGTGACTGCAAACGGTCGTAACTCCAAGGACGAGAACAGTGGCTTCTCATTCGTCAACTGCTCGATCGGTGGCACTGGTCACGTGTGGCTAGGTCGTGCATGGAGGCCTTACTCACGTGTAGTCTTCGTTTCCACTACCATGACCGATGTTATCGCATCCGAAGGCTGGAACAACTTCAACGATCCCTCCAGGGACGC gaCTATATTCTATGGAGAGTACAATTGTTCGGGTACAGGAGCTGATATGTCAAAGAGGGCACCGTATGTTCAGAAGCTTAATGAGACACAAGTGGCTCTCTTCATTAACACTTCTTATATCGATGGAGATCAGTGGTTACAGTTTTCCGACCTTTAA
- the LOC104739065 gene encoding uncharacterized protein LOC104739065 yields the protein MFFSLIRQCYRSSSAYRDDGSSSSSSSSTSTYTVIDTHARMTRTNISRRVNRQAPLWLERRRIKRWRPSLSAILEDASTPVVFARETNRSFGKFLARETASYSRRDRTSLTRAWRDTITYRIASPGFAPSPFMY from the exons atgtttttctctctaattCGTCAGTGTTATCGTTCATCTTCGGCATATAGAGATGATggatcatcatcgtcttcttcttcttcgacttcgaCTTACACCGTGATAGACACGCACGCGCGTATGACGAGGACGAATATCTCTCGAAGAGTGAACCGTCAGGCGCCGCTTTGGTTGGAGCGGAGAAGGATCAAGCGGTGGCGGCCGTCTCTTTCTGCTATCTTGGAAGACGCATCAACCCCCGTCGTCTTCGCCAGGGAGACTAATCGTTCGTTTGGAAAATTTTTAGCCAGAGAAACGGCGTCCTACTCCCGTAGAGATCGTACGTCACTGACGAGAGCCTg GAGAGACACAATCACGTACCGTATAGCATCACCTGGTTTCGCTCCTTCTCCGTTCATGTATTAA
- the LOC104739066 gene encoding zinc transporter 5 — MRITRNVKVLLFFLFISLFLIAVSAGESKCECSHEDEEENKAGANKYKIAAIPSVLVAGVIGVLFPLLGKFFPSLRPETTFFFVTKAFAAGVILATGFMHVLPEGYEKLMSPCLKGEAWEFPFTGFIAMVAAILTLSVDSFATSYFQRLHFKTSKRIGDGEEQRVDGGGGDDLGLHVHAHGHTHGIVGVESGDSEVQLHRTRVVAQVLEVGIIVHSVVIGISLGASQSPDTAKALFAALMFHQCFEGLGLGGCIAQGNFNCMSITIMSIFFSVTTPVGIAVGMAISTSYNEYSPTALIVQGVLNAASAGILIYMSLVDFLAADFMHPKMQSNTGLQIMAHISLLVGAGIMSLLAKWA; from the exons ATGAGAATCACACGTAACGTCAAGGtcttactcttcttcctcttcatatcTCTCTTCCTCATCGCCGTATCCGCTGGCGAGTCAAAATGCGAGTGTTCACACGAAGACGAGGAAGAAAACAAAGCCGGAGCTAACAAATACAAGATCGCCGCCATACCTTCCGTTCTCGTCGCCGGAGTTATCGGCGTTCTGTTCCCGTTGCTCGGCAAATTCTTCCCGTCTCTGAGACCGGAGACGACTTTCTTCTTCGTGACGAAAGCCTTCGCTGCCGGCGTAATCCTCGCGACGGGGTTTATGCATGTGTTGCCGGAAGGTTACGAGAAGCTGATGTCACCGTGTCTGAAAGGAGAAGCTTGGGAGTTTCCGTTCACAGGGTTTATCGCAATGGTCGCTGCGATTCTGACTCTCTCCGTTGATTCTTTTGCGACGTCGTATTTTCAAAGATTACATTTCAAGACGTCCAAGAGGATTGGTGACGGTGAAGAACAACGCGTTGACGGTGGCGGTGGAGACGATCTTGGGTTGCACGTGCATGCTCATGGTCACACGCACGGGATTGTTGGCGTGGAATCTGGTGATTCCGAGGTTCAGCTTCACCGGACTCGAGTTGTGGCTCAg GTGTTGGAAGTGGGAATAATAGTACACTCAGTGGTAATAGGAATATCACTTGGGGCATCACAAAGTCCAGACACTGCCAAAGCTCTCTTTGCTGCTTTAATGTTTCATCAATGCTTCGAAGGTCTTGGTCTTGGTGGTTGCATCGCCCAG gGAAATTTCAATTGTATGTCAATTACAATAATGTCGATATTTTTCTCTGTAACGACGCCGGTGGGAATAGCGGTCGGAATGGCAATTTCAACCTCTTATAATGAGTATAGCCCAACGGCTCTGATCGTGCAGGGAGTCCTTAACGCTGCCTCTGCAGGCATCCTCATCTATATGTCTCTCGTAGACTTTCTCGCAGCAGATTTTATGCACCCAAAGATGCAATCTAACACTGGACTTCAAATCATGGCCCATATCTCTCTTCTTGTTGGAGCCGGAATTATGTCACTTTTAGCTAAATGGGCTTAG